One genomic window of Enterobacteriaceae endosymbiont of Donacia crassipes includes the following:
- the rplY gene encoding 50S ribosomal protein L25, giving the protein MYKIQFFKRIKTGKSFSRRLRINNQIPAIVYGKKIKTLPIIINNNDITHINLQNFFKKKILLTLINEKNILFKVKIINIQYHPFKINKLYHIDFIII; this is encoded by the coding sequence AAAGAATAAAGACAGGAAAAAGTTTTAGTAGACGTTTAAGAATAAATAATCAAATTCCAGCAATTGTTTATGGTAAAAAAATAAAAACACTGCCTATTATTATAAATAATAACGATATAACTCATATTAATTTGCAAAATTTTTTTAAAAAAAAAATTTTATTAACTTTAATAAATGAAAAAAATATTTTATTTAAAGTAAAAATTATAAATATTCAATATCATCCTTTTAAAATTAATAAACTATATCATATAGATTTTATTATTATATAA